Below is a window of Anaerobacillus alkaliphilus DNA.
AAAGAATACTAGAATAAGAGTCATTAAATCGGAAAAGGTTACCATCCATTTCGGTGCACCCTTATCTTGTTTTTGTTGACGTCTACGCTCCATCCACGGCTGCTCCTTCCCCTTCAACTTCAAACTTATTCTTGCTAGTTTCAGGTAGGAAGGCACTTAATTTCTCTTCTAATATTTTCGGATTTTGGCCTGATTGAACGCCAATAACACCTTCAACGATGATTTGCTTGACAAAAACCTCTTCATCAGTTTTGTTTCCAAGTTTACTAGCCATAGGTATAAATACAAGATTTGCAAGTAAAGAACCATAAAGCGTTGTTAATAAAGCTATTGCCATATTAGGTCCTAATGTGGATGGGTCATTTAAATTTTGAAGCATTAACACTAAACCAACTAGTGTTCCAATCATACCCCAAGCGGGAGCATATTCCCCACACTTTTCGATAATTGCTCGGCCCTTACGGTGGCGCTCCTCCATCGCAACAACTTCTGCCATCATAATATCTTTAATAATCTCGGGTTCAATTCCGTCTACAGCGAGTAAAACACCTTTTTTGATAAAGGGATCTTCTACTTCTTCGAGTGTTGTTTCTAGTGCAAGTAATCCTTCTCTTCTTGCCTTTGTAGATAGCTCTACGAAAGTATTTATTAAGGTTGTTAAGTCCTGACGATCCTCATTAAATGCTTCTTTAAAGACCTTTGGGACTAGTTTAATCTCTTTCATCGAGAAATTGATTAAGAGAGCTGCTATTAATCCACCAAACACAACAAAAATAGAGGATAACTGTACAAAGTAAATCACACCACCAAAGGATCTACTAGTACTATAAATAGCAAACATAACCATGGTTAACCCTAAAAATATTCCGATTGGTGTCAACATGTCAAATCTTTTCATATTCCTCTCCCTAACTGAAACTCACTCTCTTTATTTGGTTGAATTTCTAAATTCAATTCTATGTGGAAGTAGTACAACTTCATCTGTTACTTCTTCCTTATTCATGTACTTCGTTAACAAACGCATAGAAACTGCACCTATATCATACATTGGTTGAACAACTGAAGTTAACGTCGGTCTAACCATGGCAGCTAATCTCGTATTGTCAAAGCCAATAACCTCTAAATCTTCTGGTACATGTAACCCACGATCTTGTGCACCGTGAATAATCCCAAGTGCCATTTCATCTGAACCAGCAAAGATTGCTGTCGGGCGTTCAGGAAACTCTAAGAACTTGTCCATTGCTTCAATACCAGAGTCGTACGTATAGTCTCCAATTACAACATTTTCCTCATGGAATGGGCTCGCAAATTCTTCAATCGCCCTTCTATAGCCTACAAACTTTTGGTATCCATTTATTGGATCTTCAAGGGAACCTGTAAGTAAGCCAATTCGCTTGTGACCTTTCTCGATCAAAAATTTCACTGCATCATAAGCAGCTTGCTCATAGTTAATGTTTACAGACGGAAATTCTTTTTTTGCATCTACTGTTGCTGATAATACAATCGGTACTGGTGAACGCTTAAACTCTTCTACGTGGTCTTCAGTAATCTCTCCACCCATGAATACAATCCCATCTACCTGTTTTTCTAATAACGTGTTGATAAGGTGAATTTCTTTTTCTTTGTTTTGATCAGAATTACATAAAATGATGTTGTATTTATACATAGTGGCAATATCTTCAATTCCCCTTGCTAGCTCTGCAAAGAAAATACTTGAGATATCGGGAATAATTACTCCTACTGTTGTTGTGCGTTTACTAGCCAAACCACGCGCTACAGCATTAGGGCGGTAACCTAATTTTTCAATTGCTTCTAAGACCTTTTTTCTTGTCGTCGGTTTTACATTTGGATTCCCGTTCACTACACGGGATACAGTTGCCATTGAAACCCCTGCTTCTCTTGCTACATCATAAATTGTCGTATTCACGTAAAAAAGCCTCCTCTATAATATCCATAAAATGGTTTTCATGTTTTCAAGAATTTAACCTTATCATACGATACATTTAGGAGGTCTTCAATCCTTTACATTACTTATATCGACAAAAAAGATAAATGTTTTAAGAATTTCATATTTTTTGTCGGATTTTTCTCCTAAATTTATTTTTACTTTTCAACGACTATGTATGAAAGAAGCTAAGGAGATCAACCTTAGTTATACAAAACAGTTTTTTGAACAATCTTCGGATTTTCTCCAAGACCGTCTTTCATAACCGTATACTGAATTCGCGTATTAGGGTCTGTTTTTACATTCATTTCTACTACACTTTGAACAGTGGTATGTTGAATAACCTTAATTGAGTCACGGTCAGCATCATGAATACTGAACCATTCAATGTCATCATTAGACACAGCTAAATACTCATAGTCGCGACTTTTACTTAAATCGCTCAACTTACGTGACATCGTATCAGCAAGTTCATTTGATAAATACGTTTGATAATACAAAAAAAGATCATGTTTTGTTTTAATTGGATTTGAAAATATTTTTATTCCATCATCATTCATTGTGGCGTCTTCAATCGGCTTTCTCATCATGATTTCAGCTTCATATAAAAAAGAAATAAGTTGCTCATATTCATAGTCATTAATGACTGGAGCAGTATACTGAGAATACTCAAGTGGTGTATCCATTTGACCTTGAAAATTTCCTACATTACAACTACTACAGATAAATAGTACTAGAACTACCATTGTAAATATACCCTTCATTATTTTCCAACTCCTACCCATTTTTTGTTAGGATATCTCGTTGGATGGTGAACTATTCTTTTTTACGCGAGAACTTAAGCAATCAATATATGAAAAGTGGCTTAGAACCTCTAAGCCACTTTTCCATAGTGTATTATCTTATAACTTATACAATCCTGATTCTCTAAGACCACCCATAAATTTACTAAATTGTTCGAAATCCATTTGCTGTGCAGAATCTGATAAAGCTACTGCTGGGTCAGGGTGAACCTCTGTCATAACCGCATCAGCACCAATTGCTAAAGCAGCCTTAGCAGTAGGTAGGAGTAAATCCCTTCTACCTGTAGAGTGCGTTACATCAACTACTACAGGTAAATGTGTTTCCTGTTTTAAGATCGGCACTGCTGAAATATCTAATGTATTACGCGTAGCTTTTTCGTAAGTACGAATACCTCGTTCGCAAAGAATGATGTTTCCGTTCCCTTTTGAAATAATATATTCAGCTGCATTAATAAACTCTTCTATTGTTGCTGCTAACCCACGCTTTAATAACACAGGCTTATTTACAGAACCTGCTGCTTTAAGTAGTTCAAAGTTTTGCATATTTCTTGCACCTATTTGAATGACATCAAGATACTCAACAGCTGCTTCTATATCCTTGGGATCAACAATCTCGCTAATTACAGCCATATCGTATTCATCCGCTACACGTTTAAGGATCTGTAGTCCTTCTAATCCAAGTCCTTGGAAATCATAAGGAGAAGTTCTTGGCTTGAATGCTCCGCCTCGTAATATCTTCACGCCTTGTGCTTTAAGAACCTTTGCAACACTTGCTACCTGCTCGTAACTCTCAACAGAGCATGGCCCAGCTATTAAGCGTTGTATACCATCACCAATTGCTTCACCTTTAATATTTACAATTGTATCTTCAGGATGTTTTTTCCTAGATACTAGAAGCGCTTTACGATTGTCGTCTTCTTGAAGTTCCAAACTCGCCTTAAAGATCTGCTTGAATAAATGCAATAAAGTAGACGTTTCAAAAGGCCCTTCATTATTTACTGAAATTAAATCTAACATCTTGCGTTCGCGGACTGGATCAAAGCGGTTAACACCTTGGGCACTTTTAACTTTACCAATTTCTTGAACCAACTTTGCTCTTTCGTTAATTGTATCTAATAACTTAAGGTTCACCTCATCTAACTTACTTCTCAGCTCTTCTAACTGTTCATTACCCATTCCTACTCCACTCCTCGTTTAGTTATTTAAAAGTTTCTCAAAGTATGGTACATTTCTTATAAGTTAGGGATTATTATAAACGATTATACAAGTCTTGTCACCAATTTTTTCTTTAATAATTAAACGCTTTTAAGTGTTAAAGTGATAACAACTTTGTTTGAATGCATTTTTTCAATAAAAATCAATTAAATTACCTAGATAAAGAAGGTGAGTAATTATGGAATCATCACCAATTTTCGGACTAGACATTGGAACACGTTCAGTTGTTGGTTTGCTTTTAAAAGATAGTGACGATGGTTACGAGATCATTGATATCGAGATCCAAGAACATGATGAGCGTTCAATGGTTGACGGTCAAATACATAATGTGATGGCTGTAACAAAAGTCATTACTACCATCAAAGAAAAACTTGAACAAAAACATGGGCCACTCCGAAAGGTTTGCGTAGCTGCTGCTGGGCGGTCATTGAAAACCAAACGTGCAAAAGTCGAAGTAGATATTACAAAAAAGCCAATGTTTGAACGAAAAGATATCTTACACCTTGAACTGAGTGCCGTACAAAAAGCACAATATGAAATTGCATTAGAACAAGAAGATCATCACAGTATCAACTACTACTGTGTTGGTTATTCAGTGCTATCTTACCAACTTGATGGTGAAGAAATTGGTAGTCTTGTAGATCAAAGCGGGTATGTTGCATCTGCTGAAGTTATTGCAACTTTCTTACCTAAAGTCGTTGTCGAGTCTTTACTTGCTGCACTTACCCGTTCTGGTTTAGAATTAGAAGCTTTGACACTAGAGCCAATTGCAGCTATTAACGTTTTAATTCCTCCTTCGATGCGTCGGCTAAATGTAGCGCTAGTGGATATTGGAGCAGGGACATCGGATATTGCGATTACCGATTTAGGAACAGTAACTGCCTACGGCATGGTACCCGTTGCAGGTGATGAGATTACTGAGGCCATTAGTGATCAATTTTTACTCGATTTTCCTGAGGCTGAGTTAGTTAAAAGACAGTTAACTACACACGAAGAAGTTATTATAACTGATATTTTAGGGTTCGAGACCAGTTATTCAAGAGAAGATATTATTCAACCTATCTCCGGTGCCATTGAAAATCTAGCTCATAGTATTACATCTGAGATACTAAACTTAAATAAGAAACCACCTAAAGCAGTTATGTTAGTTGGTGGCGGTTCAATGACACCAAATTTAGCGAAAGAAATTGCTAAATCACTTCAACTACCTGAGAATAGGGTAGCAATAAGGGGTATTGATGCAATAAAATCTTTATCTATTCCCCCTTCAATTCCTGCTGGTCCAGAACTAGTCACACCAATTGGAATAGCAATTGCAGCTAAAGAAAGTCCAGTTGAATACGTTAGTGTAAGAGTAAATGAACAGACAATCCGACTGTTTGATATCAAACAGTTAACAGTGGGTGATGGACTAATAGCTGCTGGAGTAGAGTTATCGAAGTTATATGGAAAGCCAGGGATGGCAATTATGGTAACTGTAAATGGTCGGCTCATTTCTATTCCCGGAGAACATGGACAACCTCCTATACTTGAAAGAAATGGTGAGGCTTGTAACTTAGATACACCACTTAAAGAAGGTGATGCTATTTTTGTCCAAGCTGGTGCTCATGGTAAAAGTGCCGTTGCTACAGTAGGCGATGTTTTAGAAGCTCTTCCTTCTTCCACTGTTACTATTAACGGTAAGAGCTATCAAGTAGCTGCAAAAATAATAAAGAATGGGAACACCACAACTTTAGAAGATGCAATTAAAGATCGTGATGTTATTGATATGAAGCATTCTTATACAATTGAGGAGATCCTCCCTACACTTCACCTTTACGACCTTAGTCAAAGCCTTAAACCATTTGTGGTTTTTCTTAACAAAAAGAAAATTTCCATATTGCTTGAGGATCTCATTACAAAAAATGGAGTCAAAGCACATCCAAATACATGGGTACAAAATGGAGATGTCATAAATATTAAAGGGATTGAGAAACATCCTCTAACCGTAGAGACTCTTCTTACCCATCAAGAAATTCCGGCTTTACATGAGATCACCGTGTTCTTTAATGGTCAGCAAGTAAAAATAACAAAACCATTAGTCGAGGTAAACCGTCAAGGACAAACGTTAGAATTACATTCACAAATACTTCCTAGTGACCAAATAACTGTCACTGTAAAGGCAAAAGATCCTTTTATCTTTCAAGATGTCTTTCGTTTTGTAGAATTTAATTTATCAGCTCAAGAAAGCAAGACATTATCCATCTTAAGAAACGAAAATAATGCCTCGTTTTCAACCCCTATTCATACAGGAGATCAACTTGAAATTAAATGGACAGAAAAAAAAAGCTAGGTACCTAGCTTTTTTTTCTGTCCATTTATTGATGATAATTGTTTTTCAAGTTTTTATAAGTAATATCCCAATGAGATGCATTCCATGTCACACTATTATCTTTAAAAAGAAGAACTTGTGGACTTTCATGTTTTACAGAAAATTTTTCAGCAATCTCATTTGAGAACGGCCTCGCTTCTTGAACATTAAGGAAATAAATGGTTTCTTCTAATTCATTAGCGAGTTTCTCGTACTGACGATATGCTTCATGGCTAATTGGACATGTCGTGCTATTTTTTAAAAATAATAAGGTATCTTTTTCAGAAAGCAATTGCTCTAACTCTTCAAATGTAGACAGCTTTTGTAATGGCATGTTTTAACCCCTTTTATTTATGTTTTGCTTCATACATAAAGGCTTTCCCTAATTTTTAGAGAAAGCCTTTATGCAATCTTCCCGTAATCCTAATCAAAGTTTTTTATGCTCTGGTAGGGATAACTTCCTCTTCACTAATTTCTTCTTCTACGACAGCATCATGTAATTCTGCTACTTCTTTTTTCACAGTGTTAGCAATCTCAATTCCAGCCTCTTCAAAATCTGTAGTTAACTCATCAGCTGATTGACTTAACTCTTCTACGTCTTTTTTTACGCTCTCTGTTAATTCTTTTACACGACCTATTAATTGTGAAGATTGCTCAGATACTGTTTTAGCAATGGTTGAAGATTTTTCCTTAGCAATATTTGCATATTGCGAACTCTTTTCTATAGCCGTTTGTGTTAATCCTGAAGTTTTCTCTTTTGCTGTAAGAGCTTGCTGATTTAAATCTTCTCTTAGTTCTTTTCCAGACTTAGGGGCTAGTAGTAGAGCAGAAGCAGCTCCCACAATACCACCTACTAATGCACCAATAACGAAATCTTTTGTGTTCATATTATTATCATTACTCATTGTTTTCTTCCTCCCTTATTTAACATTATTTATTCAAAATATAGGCAAAACGTGTAAGTACATTAAAAAAATGCCTAATTTTAGTAGCAATTTACATCTGTTTTGATTGTTCTGTCGCTTTTTTAGCTTTCCATTTCGAATATAAGTCGATTAAAACATTTCCCCATTGAACTGTTTGGGCAATATTATCACTTTGTTGCTCGGTAGTTCTAGCAACTGAGTCAGATACTTTGCGTATCGATTGATTTAAACCATTTAGTGAACCACCAAGGTCTTTTACAGAATGAAAAACACTATTTAATGATTTAGATTTTTCCTGTATATCATCAGCTAATTGATTGGTTTTATGAAGTAGTTCTGTCGTTTCACGTGTAAGCCCGTCCATTTGTTTATTTAACCCTTCCATCGTATTCGCAACATTAAGTAATGTTTTTTGAACTGCCGTTAAGGTTCTCGCAATATAAATAACCAAAACAGTAAAGGCTATTGCTACTAAAGCAATACTTAAATACAAAATAATTTCCATTCTTTTTTACACCCCTTGAAGTAATACTTTCCATAATGAAGCTTTACCCTAAATCCAAAAAAATCAAACAAGATTAAAGTTTCTACGTACTAATTTATTCTATAAAAATATCCAATTATATTTTATCACTCCTATACCTATTCTACAAAATGTCCTAAGTTCCTCTTAATTTATTTCTTAAATTATTTTGAAGAAATTAGACGTAGGAACGTTTAAAGGGTAAAATATTTTTATAATCGAATTATTTATTTTGGAGGTGCCTTATGAGAGACCCAAGAATTCAAATCTTAGCAAAAAACTTAATTAATTACTCCGTAAGACTACAAAAAGGAGAAAACGTTTTAATTGAAAATTTCGGTCTTCAAAAAGAACTTGTTAAAGCTTTAATCGAAGAAGCATATAAAGCGGGAGGAAACCCTTTTGTTTCTCTTAAAGATCACGAAGTTGATCGTGCTCTCTTGCTCAATGCAAACGAAGAGCAACTAAGCAGTGTTGCCGAATTTGAAGCAAATGTAATGAAAAAAATGGATGCCTATATTGGCCTACGAGCTGGAGATAATATTAGTGAATTATCCGATGTTCCTTCTGATAAAATGGCACTTCACGGCAAAACAGTAGGGACAAAAGTACATAGAGAAATACGCGTTCCAAAAACAAAGTGGGTTGTTCTTCGTTATCCAAGTGCATCTATGGCACAACTTGCAAGCATGAGTACTGAAGCATTTGAGAACTTCTACTTCGATGTTTGTAATTTAGACTATGGAAAAATGGATAAAGCTATGAATTCATTAGTAAACCTAATGAACAAAACTGATAAGGTTCGGATTACAGGGGAAGGGACGGACTTAACCTTCTCTATTAAAGATATTCCCGCTATTAAATGTGCAGGGGAAATGAACATTCCAGATGGAGAAGTATATACTGCACCTGTTAAGAACTCAGTAAACGGAACAATTACCTATAACACACCTTCACCATATCAAGGTTTCACATTTGAGAATATTAAATTAACATTTAAAGATGGTAAAATAGTCGAAGCAACTGCAAATGATACGGAACGTTTGAACAAGATCTTTGACACCGACGCTGGTGCTCGATATATAGGGGAGTTTGCCATCGGCGTAAACCCATTTATTCAACACCCAATGAAAGACATCTTATTTGATGAGAAAATAGATGGAAGCTTTCACTTCACGCCAGGTCAATGTTACGATGATGCGTTCAACGACAACCATTCCTCCATTCATTGGGATATTGTAAACATTCAACGCCCTGAGTACGGGGGCGGTGAAATGTATTTCGATGATGTGTTAATTCGTAAAGATGGCAGATTTGTGATTGAAGAATTACAAGGGTTAAATCCTGAAAATCTTAAATAAAAATAAAAGGCTCTTTTCGTATACATTGTGGCTTTTCTATCCTAAAATTATCGGAAAAATACCCTAGATGAAGATATCAGCCAATAAATTATGTAAGAAAAGAGCATTTCTTACTAAATTAGTGGTGAATTCTTAGTAATTTGTTTAAAAATCCGGCTTTTGGGATTTTTACGAAAGCAACAAACTTTGCGAAAACAGCCAAATAAAAGGCTCTTTTCGTATACATTGTGGCTTTTCTATCCTAAAATTATCGGAAAAATATCCTAGATGAAGATATCAGCCAATAAATTATGTAAGAAAAGAGCATTTCTTACTAAATTAGTGGTGAATTCTTAGTAATTTGTGTAAAAATCCGGCTTTTGGGATTTTTACGAAAGCAACAAACTTTGCGAAAACAGCCAAATAAAAAGATGCAAGAGAAGCCGAGCTTCCTTGCATCTTTTTATAATATTTTCCTTTAAACAACTATACACTGTTCTTTCTTTATCTCGATACAAACATAGTTAAACTTATTCGTTTCTTCATAATTTAACAAATGTCCTGATTTCTCAAACCAAATTAGTTCCTTATAAGGACATTGTAATTTATCATAATATCTTTCTGCTAACGAAAATGGAGTTTGATAATCGTGTTTCCCAGTCAATAGATAGACAGGTACTTGTAATTCAGTCGCAGTTGTGAGAAAGTCAATTTCAAGCATTTGATCCCAAAGTGCATGTAAAGACGATTTACCAGCCTTCATATAATTCATCCAATCACGAAATGTATATTCCTTTGCAAAAATCATATTAGAATAAATTAGGTTATACATACTGACATTAATATAAGAGCCACCAAATTCTGTTAGCCATTTCCTTTGGATATCCAACGTTTTCAAGTCATTTATATCATAGTTTGCTAGCTGCTTTATGGCCTTCTTTTTGTTTAATTCCTGAGCTTTTCTAATTGTATATTCATAGGAGATCTTCTCTCCTTCTTTCATATTTACTACTTGCCCAATACCTATATAACTATATAATAATTCTGGTGATTTCTGTGAAACAAGTATTCCTAATACGGTCCCCCATGAGTGTCCAACTAAAAATAACTTTGGTTGCTTAAATTTTTCCAGTAAGTAGGTAATTAGCTCAATCGTATCTGAGACAAACTGCTCGATTAAAAGGTCTTCTTTCTTTAATTCCGTAGAGTATGATAAACCAGATCCACGTTGATCCCAGTTGACTACCGTAAATTCCTTCTCAAGTTCACCTTGAAATTTAGGAGCAAAGCCAATCTGTGCTGTTCCAGGGCCACCGTGTAGAAAAAGCATAATGGGATTATGGATATCTTCGCCTCTAATTAAAATAGTTTGCTTAACTTTTCCAATTTCTACTTCTTCAAGCACAGCTATCCCTAAGTCACTATTCATTTTTCGTGTTTTTCTAGCAAACATAGTATCCCACCTTTTATCAATACAGTACTTTCATAGGAAAATGTTACCACACAATGAAATGAGAGCAAATATAATTTTTTACATCCTATTTTTATACTTCTTTAAAGCAAATAAGACCTACTTTTTTTCTCTAGTTGCCTAATCTGTTAGAAAAACTTAATCCATTCATTCGTCAAGGTAAAATAAAAAGGATGACCGAGGTCATCCTATGGTAATTTCCCTTCATACGCTTGTTGAAACTTCTGGATGTCACCGGCACCCATAAATAACAACACACCTGAGTGGTGTTGCTTAAGTTGGTCAATTGTATCTTCATGAATTAACTTTGCATTCGGAATTAGGCTTCGTAGATCTTCGATCGTTAGCGCTCCTCCATTTTCCCTTGCGGAAGCAAAGATATCACATAAATAGACTTGATCAGCCTTACTTAAACTAACTGCAAACTCCTCTAAGAAAGCTTTTGTTCTTGTAAACGTATGTGGCTGAAAGATGGCGACAACTTCTCTAAGCGGATACTTTTGCTTCGTAGCTTCAATTGTTGCAGAAATTTCAGTTGGATGATGTGCATAATCATCAATAATTACTTGATCGCCAATAAACTTTTCACTAAAACGTCTTTTAACACCCGGGAAAGTTTGAAGTTGATCAGCAATGATTTGTGTAGGTACATCTTCATAATGACATAAAGCAATAACTGCTAGCGCATTTTTAACATTATGCCCACCATATCCAGGTATTGTAAAAGTGCCATAAAAAGTATTGCGAACAAATACATCAAAAGTTGTTCCGGCCGGCGTAACTTGAATATTCGTCCCATGGAAATCATTATGATCTTCTAATCCATAAAAAACTACAGGTACTTGTGCTTGAATACTTTGTAAATGTTCATCATCCCCACAAGCAATGATCGCTTTTTTTACTTGCATGGCCATTTCTTGAAAAGCAGAATATACGTCATTCACATCAGAGAAATAATCAGGATGATCAAAATCAATGTTCGTCATAATCGCATAGTCTGGCTTATAATTTAAAAAATGACGACGATATTCACAAGCTTCGAATACAAAGTACTCACTGTCTACTTCACCTTTCCCAGTACCATCACCAATTAAAAACGATGTAGGCTTTGCTGCACCTAAGACATGAGATAAAAGCCCTGTTGTCGACGTTTTTCCGTGTGAACCTGTTACTGCAATACTAGTAAAGTTTTGAATAAACTGACCCAAAAATAACGGATATTTATGCACATCCATTGATCTTTGAAGTGCTTCAGAAATTTCTTCATGATCTTCACTATAAGCAGGTGAAGCAATCAATGTTTGGCCTTCCTGAATATTTCCTCTGTGAAACGGTAGGATTTCAATACCTTTCGCTTCTAAAGGCTTTTGTGTAAAAAAAGTTTTATCGACATCTGAACCTTGTACTTTAAATTTCATGTCATGTAGTACCTGAGCTAGAGCACTCATTCCAGACCCTTTAATTCCAATAAAATGGTAGATTGTCATACGTTGGACCTCCACACTTCTGTATTAACCTATTTATTGTTGCTATGCATCCAAACATTTAGTAACGTATTCGTATTCGTTCTTTTGAATAAACGTGAAATACAACCTCAATTAAGTATATGCCTAATATGTATAAATGTTATTTTTTCGAACACATTCTGAAATATTATAACAGATATCCACGTTCATAACCACGTATCAGTTAACTTAGCGAATAGTAACAATAAATTTTATATTTCTAATGATTAAAAAATTCTTAAATATTATGCAGGATGCTTAGTTATAAAACTATATTTTTATTTTATTCTATCCATCATTTCACAATTTAATTAACATTAGTTTGAATTCCAAGGGTTAGTAAGAGATTTTTTTCTCTCCAGTATTAATTCTATGCAAGGATAAATGAATTCATTAATAAAAGGTAGCTACAAAACCTGCAGCTACCAGCTTAGAATTATGGGGAATGAACATCTCGTACAATCGCAACTAGATACCATTGCTTATCTTCCCCTTCTTCGAATACAAACCGTAGTGCTTGCCATAGCACCTCATTATCACTTGGAGCCGGAGCAAAGAATTCTACGTACCTTCCTTCAGGATAAGCTTCTGGAATATTATTAATGATCCCTCCACTTGACTTATACTCTTGGTTAAACGTTACGATTTGATAAGGAACTTTTTCCTCAATCAAATTTTGATATTCAAAATTTATGAAGATAGATTTCACAAAATCTTTTGGAGTATACTCATATTCATAGTTATCCATAGCAAAATGGTGTCCAAAAATATAAGTCTTTTCATCTGTAGCAAAAGCTGCAACTTCTTCTCTTGTAAATTTAACATCTTGTTCTTTATCTACATTAGCGAATGGGGAAAATAGCAACCCTTTGTCAGGATGAATAAATCTCATTAACAGCTCCCAAGCTTCATGTTCTAAATGAGTGAGCGCAGCACTAGCTTTCGGAATTAGCGTTGCTCTAATTGTTGACTCAGTCTTTCGGTAAATTATGTCATCGATATCATTAATTCTAATGTGACTTAGATTTCCTTCAAAGAGCAATTCATCGTTTAAATAGATTTGAACTTGATCATGGTCTAACTGTTCTCTAGCATTTGCTCCAACACCATGGATGATCAAGTTCTTTAAGCTTACTTTTTCGATGTCATTTTTGTTAACAGCCTCGTTGAGATCACCTGCTAATCGAAAAACCGTCATAGTATCCCTTTCTTCTATCTTTTCTAAAGAAATCATTGATAGGTCTATCTCTTCATCTGTTACCGC
It encodes the following:
- a CDS encoding alpha/beta fold hydrolase, which gives rise to MFARKTRKMNSDLGIAVLEEVEIGKVKQTILIRGEDIHNPIMLFLHGGPGTAQIGFAPKFQGELEKEFTVVNWDQRGSGLSYSTELKKEDLLIEQFVSDTIELITYLLEKFKQPKLFLVGHSWGTVLGILVSQKSPELLYSYIGIGQVVNMKEGEKISYEYTIRKAQELNKKKAIKQLANYDINDLKTLDIQRKWLTEFGGSYINVSMYNLIYSNMIFAKEYTFRDWMNYMKAGKSSLHALWDQMLEIDFLTTATELQVPVYLLTGKHDYQTPFSLAERYYDKLQCPYKELIWFEKSGHLLNYEETNKFNYVCIEIKKEQCIVV
- the murC gene encoding UDP-N-acetylmuramate--L-alanine ligase, which encodes MTIYHFIGIKGSGMSALAQVLHDMKFKVQGSDVDKTFFTQKPLEAKGIEILPFHRGNIQEGQTLIASPAYSEDHEEISEALQRSMDVHKYPLFLGQFIQNFTSIAVTGSHGKTSTTGLLSHVLGAAKPTSFLIGDGTGKGEVDSEYFVFEACEYRRHFLNYKPDYAIMTNIDFDHPDYFSDVNDVYSAFQEMAMQVKKAIIACGDDEHLQSIQAQVPVVFYGLEDHNDFHGTNIQVTPAGTTFDVFVRNTFYGTFTIPGYGGHNVKNALAVIALCHYEDVPTQIIADQLQTFPGVKRRFSEKFIGDQVIIDDYAHHPTEISATIEATKQKYPLREVVAIFQPHTFTRTKAFLEEFAVSLSKADQVYLCDIFASARENGGALTIEDLRSLIPNAKLIHEDTIDQLKQHHSGVLLFMGAGDIQKFQQAYEGKLP
- a CDS encoding aminopeptidase, giving the protein MRDPRIQILAKNLINYSVRLQKGENVLIENFGLQKELVKALIEEAYKAGGNPFVSLKDHEVDRALLLNANEEQLSSVAEFEANVMKKMDAYIGLRAGDNISELSDVPSDKMALHGKTVGTKVHREIRVPKTKWVVLRYPSASMAQLASMSTEAFENFYFDVCNLDYGKMDKAMNSLVNLMNKTDKVRITGEGTDLTFSIKDIPAIKCAGEMNIPDGEVYTAPVKNSVNGTITYNTPSPYQGFTFENIKLTFKDGKIVEATANDTERLNKIFDTDAGARYIGEFAIGVNPFIQHPMKDILFDEKIDGSFHFTPGQCYDDAFNDNHSSIHWDIVNIQRPEYGGGEMYFDDVLIRKDGRFVIEELQGLNPENLK